GCTTCCTTCGGGCCACCTGTTGAATTTGTGGTCTAGTTATACCTAACGAGTTGCATTATCCAATCCACACATTTTTTACTTTAATTAGTAACAAATAGggtcaactccaacccacctcctaaacaagtccctattctaaatctagggacttgattcaaaaaaatcaactccaacccaccttctACTTGGGCTCTCATTTGTCATGCCCTTCTAAATTATAGTTTCAGCCCCTCACATCTAGAACCCCCTATcctacttgtttaggaggtgggttggagtttggtcttaatttgagcccctacttttttttatcatagcatgtaaataaaaatttaaagaCTTAATTTAGGGACTtaggctggagttgctctttaGAGCTCAATCCTAGGAATTATCTAATCCACACATATTTATTTATTGCTTTTTTAATCAAAAGGTGGAGCATTGGACTGTATACAACGATCAGCTTGTTTCATATCCATTGTTCcattcaaaaaatatatattttttgtaatAACTACAACTTTTTAAAAAGTTGCGGACAGCAGGCGGCGGAGTTACATACAATATTTTCCTCTCCTCATTGGGACTGTTCGTTAGCAACTCTCATCAGTGACAAACATATACACAAACGTCCAAACAGACTTCTTCGATATTCTATTAGTTATAGTATTATTACATGCATGGTGATGACTGATGATGCATGCCACACATATGTGCATCACTCTAGCTCATTCAAATCATCACATTTATCACATATCTATAGAGTATATATAGACACGTCACACACACGCATGCATATAGTAGTAGtacacgcgcgcgcgcgcgctatCTCTCACGAAGAAGAAGAGAGATAGCTTTATTCCGGTCCGAAGGATGCATATAGATCCTTGGTTCTACAATACGTTGATAGTAATCTGTATATATGCTTCCCACAGTAGTTTTGGTTGATTCTTGTCttcatcgtcatcgtcgtcgtcgacgacgactgGTAGCTGCCGACgatgccgacgccgacgccgacgccatgATCAGAACAGGTACGCCGTCGGCGCGAACGCTGGCATGGACGACGCGCTCTCAAGGTGCCTGTGCAAAAAGCATATGCATCGTGTTCTTAGATTAGATCGAGTCATCGAGGTAGAACAGACATGAAGAAATAGCGTCGAGAAACTCATAGAAAATGGTCCCGGAGAGGAAATAAAATCATGGATGTGTTGAATCTCCATCCTATGTTGTCTCTGACGATACGACTCTCGATATTCTTTCATCGATTCAGATGCGTTTTGAACGGGTTCCACGATCGGCATATGGATCACACACACGCTGACCTTCGATGTTCGAGAGGAATCTGTTCATCTAGAGCATCGACTGCATCGAGAAAAGCCACCAGAGAAGAAGAGAATAGAAGAATCTAGATAGAATATTGTACCTTATAtttgttttagattttttttaatgtGTAATTTGATGATGTACTGAACAGGAAAAATAAAACTCATAGAAAATGCATGGTACAGTGTCCTGTACCTGTATTCATCGCTGCGCGCGCGGGGCAGCACCCGAGCGACGTCCCAGGACGCCGCCTTCCTGACCCTCGCcggcccggcggcggcgcgcgcggcggACTTGGCCGCGTCGGTGCTGTACTCCTCGTAGATGTCCCCGAGCGAGGGGCGCCactgcgcggcggcggcggcaccgaCGGCGGACCTGTTGGCGGCAGCAATCCTCCTCCGGCGCCtcctcgcggcggcggcggcgtctccggcagcggcggcgtggTCCGCGGGCGGCGCGTCGTCGACGGGTCCAGCACGGCAGCCAAAGGGCACGAACGACAGGAGCCTCATCAGCTTCCTGCGCACGCTCCCCTCTATGTTccccccggccggccggccctcCGATCCCCTCTCTCTCTTGCCTCTCTTTCTTATCCTATATCTCTCGTTCTTGGCCAGTTTTTTttcttgagagagagagagagcactccggcggcggcgagacCTCGTCGGCGCCTACTGACCGGCCGGAGGAACGAACGAATGCCAACCGGCAATGAGTGGCCCAGagaggagagagctgagcgacgaGGGAGCGAGCGGGCCGAGCGGGCTGTTGTGTGTGAGGGAACTTCACGTGATCAGGTGCTGCTTTATAGAGTGCTCAAAGGGGGTTAAGATGACCGAAATGCCCTCGGATCCTGTGGGGCCAGCAGGGTCAGTTTTGGGATAGATCGTGAAATCTGCTGATGAAGAC
This window of the Sorghum bicolor cultivar BTx623 chromosome 7, Sorghum_bicolor_NCBIv3, whole genome shotgun sequence genome carries:
- the LOC110436801 gene encoding uncharacterized protein LOC110436801 isoform X2 is translated as MRLLSFVPFGCRAGPVDDAPPADHAAAAGDAAAAARRRRRRIAAANRSAVGAAAAAQWRPSLGDIYEEYSTDAAKSAARAAAGPARVRKAASWDVARVLPRARSDEYSRCSR
- the LOC110436801 gene encoding uncharacterized protein LOC110436801 isoform X1, with the translated sequence MRLLSFVPFGCRAGPVDDAPPADHAAAAGDAAAAARRRRRRIAAANRSAVGAAAAAQWRPSLGDIYEEYSTDAAKSAARAAAGPARVRKAASWDVARVLPRARSDEYRHLESASSMPAFAPTAYLF